The nucleotide window GAACGCCTGGGCGACTGGGCTGAACGCATCGGTTGGGAAAGCTTCTTCAAGCTGACCGGCCTGGAGTTCACCCACCACCTGATCGACGACTTCCGTGATCCCGCCTACTACACCTGGCGCCAGAGCACGCAGTTCAAGTTCTAAAAAAGCACTGGTTACTAATGGAGCCACCCCGGCGACGGGGTGGCTCAGCAAAAGAGGCCGTTATGACTCCTGATCAACAGTTGATCGTTGATTTTATCAGCACAAAGAACAAGACCAAGTTTTACTTCAAGGACTTTCTGGAAATTTTTCCCGACAAAGGCCCCCGCGAAGTAAAGAAGATTCTTACCGCTATGGTACAGAGTGAAATAATGGAATTTTGGTCCTCGGGAAGTACTACCATGTACGGTCTGAAAGGGGCTGGAAAGCAAAGTCAGGCAGAAGGCGAGGGCTAGGGGCCGCTTCCTTATCCCGCCACCTGATCATGCAATCTGCACTGCAGGCAGATAAATGCGGGCGAAGTTCCGGAACATGCCATTGCCACCGGAACTTCGCCTTTTCGCATTAATTTGTATCAGAAGGGTCCACAGGCCAGTCAGTTGAAATGGAACTGGGCCGAAGCCTGTAAAGATCAAAACGTTTAAGCCGGGAAATGAGCGTGGTCGGCTTCATACCCAACAGGGCAGCTGCACCGCGGCTTCCGTATATGAGCCAGTTGGTTCGCTCCAGCGCAGCCAACATATTATCTTTTTCCAGCTGGCGCACTTGTTTTTCTGTAAGAATTTTATGAATCCCGAAAGAAGAGCGGGGCTCCTGAACTGATTCTTCCTGCCGCGGCGGTTCGTACAGGGCAAGATAGGCCAGGGCTTGATCTGGCCGTCCCGTAATAACCATACGTTCCACAAAATTCTGCAATTCACGAATATTGCCCGGCCAGTCGTACTGGCGCAGTTTGTTCATCTGCTCTTCTGGCACATCAAAAATGTTGCGTCCGTTTTTTTGGCAGAAAATGCGAATAAAATGGCGCACCAGAAGCGGAATATCTTCTTCCCGCTCCTTGAGGCTGGGAACCGTGAGCGGAAAAACCTGCAGGCGGTAATAAAGATCGTCGCGGAATGTTTGCTTTTGAATGGCCGCTTTGAGATCCTTGTTGGTTGCGGCGATAAGGCGGATGTCAGTA belongs to Desulfovibrio intestinalis and includes:
- a CDS encoding dissimilatory sulfite reductase D family protein; translated protein: MTPDQQLIVDFISTKNKTKFYFKDFLEIFPDKGPREVKKILTAMVQSEIMEFWSSGSTTMYGLKGAGKQSQAEGEG